The DNA window TCTTTGGCTGTGTCTCATACAGCCCGGCAATCATCATCATCTCTTCCGCGTAGAAGCCAATGCCCTCCTGCGACTCCGAGTCGTAGTACATCCGCCGCACCGGATCAGGATGATGCATGGCCCACGCCATCTGGAAGTAGTGGCCCGGCGTGCCCTCATGGTTCGTTAGCGGACGCACATCGCGCGAGGTAATGTTCGCCCAGAAGCCGCCCAGCCGCGGCGTGCTCTTGTAGCTCGAACCGTCTTCATCCAGGCGGTTCACGCTGGTCAGGTCATCCTCGACACCGAGAAAGCCAAGCGCCCCAATGTATTTCGGCGTCGGCACATAGTAGTAGTGCTTCACACCTGTCGGATCGCCGTTCAGCACACCGTGCTCCGTCATGTACGAGCGCATCGCCGCTTCCTGCTTCTTCTCATCTGCAATCTGCGCACCCAGCGACGGATACACCGGCACATCCGGCACGCCCTTGTTCGCCGCCTGCGCCAGCGCCTCAAAGGTCACGGCACGATCAAACTCCAGCTTGCCCGTCTGCAGAATCTGCTCTGGCGTGTAGCTCATCAACGCAACATTCTTCAGAAACCACACATAACCATCGCGCCCCACCGCTGTCTGTTGCTTCATGCCCGCCACCTGCGGGCGCAGCCATTCGCGATATGCCACCATCGCCTTCACGGCAGCATCTTCGGCCTTGTCGAACTCCGCAAGCTCCTTCGTATCAAAGCCTGCCTCCGCATGAACACCGTCTTTGAAGCGGCCCATGCGATCCTCAATCTTCGCCAGATTCTCCATGCAGATCACGGCATACGGCTGCCGCATATCCGTCAGGTTCGACTTGCCCTCATCCAGCAGACGCGGCAAACTCGCCAGCCGCAGCACCACGTCGTGCTGCATCTGCGGCGTGAACTTCCTGTGCTGCAACAGCAATGTGTACGTGGCAGTCAGCCCCTGATCGACGTAGAAGAACGGGTTCCGCTGCCACACCGGCAGCACATCCAGTTCCCAGTACACGCGCGCAATCGCCGAACCCACCAGCCGATAATCCACCCGCGTACTCACCGGCTGTTGAGTCACATCCAGCGCTCGCCACTCCTTCTCAAACGCTGCAATCTGCTTGCGATACCCCGCCACATCCGCCGCCGACCAGTGCGCCACAAACCCATGCGCGCGGTCGATACGCGGAATGTCGTCATTCGTAAAAGGCTGCTCCGTCGCGCGCCACTCCCAGAACTTCGCGCTCAGACGTTCCACATCTGTCTGTGTGGAGGCGTGCGCAAACACGCAGGAAACAACAGCAAAGGACGCGGCAGCAACGCGGCAAAGCAGCTTGGATGTAGGCATGCACAAACACTACCGCATCCCCGCCCAAGTGGAAAGCCGTTCATCTGCCTAACCAAATTGTGCCAAGCCTCAACATCGAGCGGCCAGCCTGCGAAGCTCGTACGGTCGAAGACCGTCATTCTGAGCGCAGCGAAGAATCCCGACACACTTCACCGCACCACAGCCGCCAAATCCCTTCCAGCCACAAAACCACACCAGCTTCGCTTCGCGAAGCTCGTACGGTCGAAGACCGTCATCCTGAACGAAGCGAAGCGGAGCTGAAGCATGCCCTCGAGCGAAGCGAAGGGGACCTGCATTCCTCTCGAGTGACTACAACGCTTCAAGAAATCTGATCACGAATCTTCCACGCACCCCTCGACAAAATAAAAACGTTTCAGCGACACTGTACTTCCGTCACAGGAGACCCACCATGCGCTGCCTCCCCGCCGTCCTCATCGCCCTTGCCACCACCACCGCCGCAGCACAGACCATCTGCGACGCGCACACCTACGGCGCAAAGGGCGACGGCAAAACCAACGACACCGCCGCCATCCAGAAGGCCATTGACACCTGCGCGCCGAAGCACGGCACCGTCGTCCTGAAGGGCGGCACCTTCGTCTCCGCGCCGCTGACGCTGAGGAGCAACCTGACACTCTCCATCGCCGAAGGCAGCAAGCTCCTCGGCTCGCGCAACCTGGACGACTACCCCATCCGCGAAGATGCCAAATGGCGCCGCGTCGCCCTCCTGCACGCCGACCACGTCAGCAACCTCCGCATCACCGGCGGCGGCATCATCGACGGCAGCGGCGACGTCTTCTGGGAGATGGCCCACACTCACCGCGTCGCAGGCGACACCAGCGGCAGCGGCGGCTTTCCGCGCCCCATGCTGCTCGACATCACAGAGTCGCAGCACCTGACCTTCGATCACATCACGCTGCAAAACTCACCCATGTACAACTTCACCTTCTTCTTCTGCGACGGCATCAAGATCGACCACGCCATCATCCGCAACCCCGCCACCGGCGCGCCCAACACCGACGGCATCGACCCCTTCAGCTCAAAAAACATTGAGATCAGCAACGTCGACATCGACACCGG is part of the Terriglobus sp. RCC_193 genome and encodes:
- a CDS encoding DUF885 family protein, translating into MPTSKLLCRVAAASFAVVSCVFAHASTQTDVERLSAKFWEWRATEQPFTNDDIPRIDRAHGFVAHWSAADVAGYRKQIAAFEKEWRALDVTQQPVSTRVDYRLVGSAIARVYWELDVLPVWQRNPFFYVDQGLTATYTLLLQHRKFTPQMQHDVVLRLASLPRLLDEGKSNLTDMRQPYAVICMENLAKIEDRMGRFKDGVHAEAGFDTKELAEFDKAEDAAVKAMVAYREWLRPQVAGMKQQTAVGRDGYVWFLKNVALMSYTPEQILQTGKLEFDRAVTFEALAQAANKGVPDVPVYPSLGAQIADEKKQEAAMRSYMTEHGVLNGDPTGVKHYYYVPTPKYIGALGFLGVEDDLTSVNRLDEDGSSYKSTPRLGGFWANITSRDVRPLTNHEGTPGHYFQMAWAMHHPDPVRRMYYDSESQEGIGFYAEEMMMIAGLYETQPKMKEAIYALNRLRALRVEVDVKLATGQFTLQQAADYLKNTVPMDEGTARSEAAMFSTTPGQAITYQIGKSDIMKGLAAAKLKQGAAFSLQKYQDYVWSNGSVPFSLQRWELLGDVSDVPPVPASFVQ
- a CDS encoding glycoside hydrolase family 28 protein, encoding MRCLPAVLIALATTTAAAQTICDAHTYGAKGDGKTNDTAAIQKAIDTCAPKHGTVVLKGGTFVSAPLTLRSNLTLSIAEGSKLLGSRNLDDYPIREDAKWRRVALLHADHVSNLRITGGGIIDGSGDVFWEMAHTHRVAGDTSGSGGFPRPMLLDITESQHLTFDHITLQNSPMYNFTFFFCDGIKIDHAIIRNPATGAPNTDGIDPFSSKNIEISNVDIDTGDDDIALKSGLVERDPKIGPVEHVYIHDSIFRHGHGLSVGSELAGGISDVRVENVTMEHTDAGVRIKSNRTRGNDIHDLHYKNITMTGVGQPIQITEYYPKWPAAGTDKAQPVDAHTPRFHDISLEGITATGAKDAIIIGIPEMPIRNLTLTNVKIESEKGLQIRNADVTMHNVTITPKSGEPITKEEGANITLR